The Sphaerospermopsis torques-reginae ITEP-024 genome has a window encoding:
- a CDS encoding DUF2281 domain-containing protein has protein sequence MNLEQAVLENLRELPTDKQQEVLDFIQFLKHKLPPKKPSPSFYGLWSDLDLNITEQDITEIRQEMCFTLTYK, from the coding sequence ATGAACCTTGAACAAGCAGTGTTAGAAAATTTGCGAGAATTACCAACCGATAAACAACAAGAAGTTTTAGATTTTATTCAATTTCTCAAACATAAATTACCACCAAAAAAACCAAGTCCTAGTTTTTACGGGTTATGGAGTGACTTGGATCTAAATATTACAGAACAAGATATTACAGAAATTCGCCAAGAAATGTGTTTCACGCTAACCTATAAATAA
- a CDS encoding type II toxin-antitoxin system VapC family toxin: protein MSYSYLLDTNTLSDFIKHPTGKIFSKIQEVGEEKICTSIIVACELRFGAEKKKSVKLKQRISLAFEIIPVLYLTPNVDDNYAEIRAYLEQQGTPIGSNDLLIAAHAITLNLTVVTNNVREFSRVPNLRVENWLNTN from the coding sequence ATGTCTTACTCTTATTTACTGGATACTAATACATTATCAGACTTTATTAAACATCCCACAGGGAAAATTTTTTCTAAAATTCAAGAAGTTGGAGAAGAAAAAATTTGTACCAGTATCATTGTTGCCTGTGAATTACGATTTGGGGCAGAAAAGAAAAAATCTGTAAAATTGAAACAGCGTATTTCCCTCGCTTTTGAGATAATTCCTGTATTATACTTAACACCCAATGTAGATGACAATTACGCAGAAATCCGTGCTTATTTAGAACAACAAGGAACACCCATTGGTAGTAATGATTTGTTAATTGCTGCTCATGCTATCACTTTAAATCTTACAGTTGTTACAAATAATGTCCGCGAATTTTCTCGTGTTCCTAATTTGCGGGTGGAAAACTGGCTGAACACTAATTGA
- a CDS encoding F0F1 ATP synthase subunit B', which yields MTHWITLLAVEEVAKEGGLFDLDATLPLMAIQFLVLALILNATLYKPLGKAIDGRNEYVRNNQLDAQERLSKAEKLAEQYEQELAGARRQAQAIIAQAQAEAQKTAAQKIAAAQQEAQAQREKAAGEIEQQKQQALASLEAQVDALSRQILEKLLGADLIGQR from the coding sequence ATGACACACTGGATCACCTTATTGGCAGTAGAAGAAGTTGCCAAAGAAGGGGGCTTGTTTGACTTAGATGCGACTTTGCCCTTGATGGCAATCCAGTTTCTAGTTTTAGCCCTGATATTGAACGCAACTCTCTATAAACCATTGGGTAAAGCGATTGATGGACGTAATGAATATGTCCGTAACAATCAATTGGATGCCCAAGAACGCTTGTCAAAGGCGGAAAAATTAGCCGAGCAGTATGAGCAAGAACTAGCCGGTGCAAGAAGACAAGCTCAAGCGATTATTGCCCAAGCTCAAGCAGAAGCGCAAAAAACAGCGGCTCAGAAAATAGCTGCCGCGCAGCAAGAAGCCCAAGCACAAAGAGAAAAAGCAGCTGGTGAAATTGAGCAGCAAAAACAACAAGCTTTAGCTTCCTTAGAAGCTCAGGTAGATGCCCTCAGTCGCCAAATACTAGAGAAGCTGTTAGGTGCTGACTTAATAGGCCAACGCTAA
- a CDS encoding response regulator transcription factor, with protein MEQILSANKLLKILVIDDHESVLSGTIDILKKNYPSAEFITAINVNNTLEELTSFQPDLIVMDLSIPEEKGLTARPDNGIQLLKILMQKYPHLNIVVQSAHARTLVRIRLDIDSHKGGFTIADKSLSTQEMLTRVDWALQGLTHTKDIKGIYSGLEVKPEWLKVLNLAFQEGLQDKAIAEKMCVSERMVRHYWSKLQDALNVYPEEGKNIRIQTENKARSEGLID; from the coding sequence ATGGAACAAATTTTATCAGCCAATAAATTGCTGAAAATTTTGGTAATTGATGATCACGAATCAGTGTTAAGTGGAACAATTGACATTCTCAAAAAAAACTATCCTAGTGCTGAATTTATAACCGCAATTAATGTCAATAATACTCTTGAAGAACTTACCAGTTTTCAGCCTGATTTGATAGTTATGGATCTTTCAATTCCCGAAGAAAAAGGACTGACTGCGCGACCTGACAACGGTATCCAACTGTTAAAAATTTTGATGCAAAAATATCCTCACTTAAATATTGTTGTCCAAAGCGCCCATGCGAGGACATTGGTACGTATTCGTTTGGATATTGATAGTCACAAAGGAGGTTTTACTATTGCTGATAAAAGCCTCTCAACCCAGGAAATGTTAACAAGAGTAGATTGGGCATTACAAGGATTAACTCATACAAAAGATATCAAAGGAATTTACTCAGGATTAGAAGTAAAACCCGAATGGTTAAAAGTCCTAAATTTGGCTTTTCAAGAAGGATTACAAGATAAAGCAATTGCTGAAAAAATGTGTGTATCTGAGCGCATGGTGCGTCATTATTGGAGTAAGTTACAAGATGCTTTAAACGTTTACCCAGAGGAAGGTAAAAATATCCGTATTCAAACAGAAAATAAAGCGAGATCAGAAGGGTTGATTGATTAA
- the atpB gene encoding F0F1 ATP synthase subunit A, protein MLNFLNFYSLPLAELEVGKHLYWQIGNLKLHGQVFLTSWFVIGVLTLASILASSNVKRIPSGIQNLMEFALEFIRDLAKNQIGEKEYRPWVPFIGTLFLFIFVSNWSGALVPFKLIHLPEGELAAPTSDINTTVALALLTSLAYFYAGFSKKGLGYFGNYVQPVSFMLPFKIIEDFTKPLSLSFRLFGNILADELVVGVLVLLVPLFVPLPVMALGLFTSAIQALIFATLAAAYIGEAMEDHHGEEHEGHH, encoded by the coding sequence ATGCTGAATTTTCTGAACTTTTACTCCCTTCCATTGGCAGAATTGGAAGTGGGTAAACATCTGTACTGGCAAATAGGCAACTTAAAGCTACATGGACAGGTGTTTCTCACCTCCTGGTTTGTAATTGGCGTATTAACACTAGCTTCCATCTTGGCAAGCAGCAACGTTAAACGCATTCCTAGCGGCATTCAAAACTTGATGGAATTTGCCCTAGAATTTATTCGGGACTTAGCAAAAAACCAGATCGGCGAAAAAGAATATCGCCCCTGGGTGCCATTTATCGGCACATTGTTTTTGTTTATTTTCGTGTCCAACTGGTCAGGGGCATTAGTTCCATTTAAACTAATTCATTTGCCAGAAGGTGAACTGGCCGCTCCCACCAGCGACATTAACACAACAGTTGCCTTAGCACTGTTAACTTCATTAGCTTACTTCTATGCTGGATTCAGCAAGAAAGGCTTAGGGTACTTCGGCAACTACGTGCAACCAGTTTCCTTCATGTTGCCCTTCAAAATTATTGAAGATTTCACCAAGCCTCTTTCCCTAAGCTTCCGTTTATTCGGTAATATCTTAGCTGATGAATTGGTCGTAGGCGTGCTAGTGTTGCTAGTGCCTCTATTTGTGCCATTGCCAGTAATGGCCTTGGGATTATTCACAAGTGCTATTCAAGCCCTAATTTTTGCCACCCTCGCAGCCGCCTATATTGGTGAAGCGATGGAAGATCATCATGGCGAAGAGCATGAGGGGCATCATTAA
- a CDS encoding ATP synthase subunit I: MSLSEEQIVPTPTTEQDTQASSEEKQPASSSMQEFYQLYQELLVITLVLTGVIFISVWVSYSLNIALNYLLGACAGVLYLRMLAKDVERLGREKQQLSKTRLALLVILILLASKLNQLEIMPIFLGFLTYKATLIIYVIRVAFISDSTKLRQP, translated from the coding sequence GTGAGCTTGTCAGAAGAACAAATTGTACCCACTCCGACAACAGAACAAGATACTCAAGCTAGTTCTGAAGAAAAACAGCCAGCAAGCTCCTCCATGCAGGAGTTTTATCAACTCTACCAAGAGTTGTTGGTAATCACGCTTGTGTTAACAGGGGTCATTTTCATCTCTGTTTGGGTTTCCTATTCCCTCAACATTGCTCTAAATTATTTATTAGGGGCGTGTGCAGGTGTGCTTTACTTGAGGATGTTGGCCAAAGATGTAGAGCGATTAGGCAGAGAGAAACAACAGCTGAGTAAAACCAGGTTAGCTTTATTAGTCATCCTGATTTTGTTAGCATCAAAGTTGAACCAGTTGGAAATCATGCCCATATTCTTGGGATTTCTCACCTACAAAGCCACACTCATCATCTATGTAATTAGAGTGGCGTTTATCTCTGACTCCACAAAGCTCCGGCAACCTTAA
- the atpH gene encoding ATP synthase F1 subunit delta: MKSNAATAEVAQPYAQALLSVAQANNLTEEFGADARTLISLISGSGELQNFLDNPFIQPENKKNLLKQLLGEGVNPYLRNFILLLVDRRRISFLEPILQQYVNLLRELNQTVLAEVTSAVPLTDAQLQTVKEKVLSITKAREVEIVTKIDTDLIGGVVIKVGSQVIDASLRGQLRRLSLRLTNG, translated from the coding sequence ATGAAAAGTAATGCAGCTACAGCAGAAGTAGCCCAACCTTATGCACAGGCTTTATTATCTGTTGCTCAAGCAAATAATTTGACAGAAGAGTTTGGTGCAGATGCACGGACTCTCATTAGTTTGATTTCTGGTTCTGGGGAATTGCAAAACTTTTTGGATAACCCCTTTATTCAACCAGAAAACAAAAAGAATCTCCTCAAACAATTGTTAGGGGAAGGTGTTAACCCCTATCTGAGAAATTTCATTTTGCTGTTGGTTGATAGAAGACGGATTTCTTTTCTAGAGCCAATTTTACAGCAGTATGTAAACCTGTTGCGGGAATTGAATCAAACGGTTTTAGCGGAAGTTACTTCTGCTGTTCCTTTGACAGATGCACAACTGCAAACAGTAAAAGAAAAGGTTCTTTCTATTACCAAAGCACGGGAAGTAGAAATCGTAACCAAAATTGACACCGATTTAATTGGTGGTGTGGTGATCAAAGTCGGTTCTCAAGTAATTGATGCCAGCTTACGTGGTCAACTACGTCGCCTTTCTTTGCGCTTAACTAATGGTTAA
- a CDS encoding HNH endonuclease, protein MTNNAISASLRQLVIERAKGRCEYCLIHQDFSIYTHEIDHIIAVKHGGETLEENLALSCLPCNRHKGSDFATLDSSNGEIIRLFHPRLQIWNEHFTLKNAEIIGTTAIGRATSRLLMFNTSSRVRSRKSLIAQNLYP, encoded by the coding sequence ATGACAAATAATGCCATTTCTGCTAGTTTACGTCAATTAGTCATAGAACGTGCTAAAGGACGTTGTGAATATTGTTTAATTCATCAAGACTTTTCTATTTACACACACGAAATTGATCATATTATTGCTGTTAAACATGGAGGTGAAACTTTAGAGGAAAATCTGGCTTTATCTTGTTTACCTTGTAATCGTCATAAAGGATCTGATTTTGCTACTCTTGATTCAAGTAATGGGGAAATTATTCGTTTATTTCATCCCAGATTACAAATTTGGAATGAACATTTTACTTTAAAAAATGCAGAAATTATTGGTACTACTGCTATTGGTAGAGCTACATCACGGTTATTGATGTTTAATACTTCCAGTAGAGTGCGATCGCGTAAATCATTAATTGCTCAAAATTTGTACCCTTAA
- a CDS encoding type II toxin-antitoxin system Phd/YefM family antitoxin — MTQITLSELPPILQTLINQAKKTGETLTITDNGIPLAIISPVKKKSLLEVFANLEDIDEDFPDVDEGLLPLDDIEI, encoded by the coding sequence ATGACACAAATTACTCTTTCAGAACTCCCCCCTATCCTACAAACTTTAATTAACCAAGCTAAAAAAACAGGTGAAACTCTAACTATCACTGACAATGGTATTCCCTTGGCTATTATTTCTCCTGTTAAGAAAAAATCCCTCCTAGAAGTCTTTGCTAATCTGGAAGATATTGATGAAGATTTTCCCGATGTTGACGAAGGTTTATTACCTTTAGATGATATAGAAATTTAA
- the atpE gene encoding ATP synthase F0 subunit C — MNPLVSAASVLAAALAVGLAAIGPGIGQGNAAGQAVEGIARQPEAEGKIRGTLLLSLAFMEALTIYGLVVALVLLFANPFA; from the coding sequence ATGAATCCATTAGTTTCTGCTGCTTCCGTATTAGCTGCTGCTCTCGCTGTTGGTTTGGCTGCAATCGGCCCTGGTATTGGTCAAGGTAACGCAGCAGGACAAGCTGTAGAAGGTATTGCTCGTCAGCCTGAAGCTGAAGGCAAAATTCGCGGTACATTGTTGCTCAGTTTGGCGTTCATGGAAGCGTTAACCATCTACGGTCTAGTAGTTGCTCTCGTACTGTTGTTTGCTAACCCCTTCGCATAA
- the atpA gene encoding F0F1 ATP synthase subunit alpha, which yields MSISIRPDEISSIIQQQIEQYDQEVKVANVGTVLQVGDGIARIYGLEKAMAGELLEFEDGTVGIAQNLEEDNVGAVLMGEGRNIQEGSTVTATGRIAQVAVGEALIGRVVDALGRAIDGKGEIKTGESRLIESPAPGIIARRSVHEPMQTGITAIDSMIPVGRGQRELIIGDRQTGKTAIAIDTIINQKGEDVVCVYVAVGQKASTVANVVQTLQEKGAMDYTVVVAANASDPATLQFLAPYTGASIAEYFMYKGKATLIVYDDLSKQAQAYRQMSLLLRRPPGREAYPGDVFYIHSRLLERAAKLSDELGKGSMTALPIIETQAGDVSAYIPTNVISITDGQIFLSSDLFNSGIRPAVNPGISVSRVGSAAQTKAMKKVAGKIKLELAQFDDLQAFAQFASDLDKATQDQLARGVRLRELLKQPQNDPLSVAEQVAILYAGINGYLDDIAVNQVTSFVRGFREYLKTGKNSYYSAVQGSKVLGDAEEAALKEALADYKKTFLATA from the coding sequence ATGAGCATTTCAATTAGACCTGACGAAATCAGCAGCATTATCCAACAACAAATCGAGCAATATGACCAGGAAGTCAAAGTTGCTAATGTTGGTACTGTACTGCAAGTTGGTGACGGTATTGCCCGGATCTATGGCTTGGAAAAAGCTATGGCTGGGGAACTTTTAGAATTTGAAGATGGTACTGTTGGTATCGCCCAAAACTTAGAAGAAGATAACGTTGGTGCGGTATTGATGGGTGAAGGCCGCAATATCCAAGAAGGCAGCACCGTTACTGCTACTGGTAGAATCGCTCAAGTAGCTGTAGGTGAAGCTTTAATCGGTCGTGTTGTTGACGCTTTGGGTCGTGCTATTGATGGTAAGGGCGAAATCAAAACTGGCGAAAGTCGTTTGATTGAATCCCCAGCACCCGGTATTATTGCACGTCGTTCTGTACATGAACCCATGCAAACCGGTATCACCGCGATTGACTCGATGATTCCCGTAGGTCGGGGTCAGCGTGAGTTGATCATTGGTGACCGCCAAACTGGTAAAACTGCGATCGCAATTGACACCATCATTAACCAAAAAGGTGAAGATGTAGTTTGTGTATACGTAGCCGTTGGTCAAAAAGCTTCCACCGTTGCTAACGTTGTCCAAACTTTACAAGAAAAAGGCGCGATGGACTACACCGTAGTTGTCGCCGCTAACGCCAGTGACCCCGCAACTTTACAATTCTTAGCTCCCTACACAGGTGCTTCTATTGCTGAATACTTCATGTATAAAGGCAAAGCTACCCTGATTGTATATGATGATTTGTCTAAGCAAGCTCAGGCTTATCGTCAGATGTCCTTGTTGTTACGTCGTCCACCCGGACGGGAAGCGTACCCCGGAGACGTATTCTACATTCACTCTCGCTTGTTGGAACGTGCTGCTAAACTCAGCGATGAATTAGGTAAAGGTAGCATGACTGCATTACCTATCATTGAAACCCAAGCTGGTGACGTATCCGCTTACATTCCTACCAACGTAATTTCTATTACTGACGGTCAGATTTTCTTATCCTCTGACTTGTTCAACTCTGGTATCCGTCCTGCGGTTAACCCCGGTATCTCCGTATCCCGTGTAGGTTCTGCGGCACAAACCAAGGCGATGAAGAAAGTTGCAGGTAAGATTAAACTGGAATTAGCACAGTTTGACGACTTACAAGCGTTCGCGCAATTTGCTTCTGACTTAGATAAAGCTACTCAAGATCAGTTAGCTCGTGGTGTACGTTTACGGGAATTGTTGAAACAGCCCCAAAACGATCCTCTATCTGTTGCTGAACAAGTAGCGATTCTTTACGCTGGCATTAACGGTTATTTAGATGACATTGCTGTGAACCAAGTTACCAGCTTTGTTAGAGGTTTCCGTGAATACTTGAAGACTGGTAAGAACTCTTACTACTCAGCAGTACAAGGCAGCAAAGTGTTGGGAGATGCTGAAGAAGCAGCACTCAAAGAAGCTTTAGCTGATTACAAGAAGACCTTTTTAGCTACAGCGTAA
- a CDS encoding F0F1 ATP synthase subunit B, producing MGTFVLLMAEAAAVGSELAEGAEHSGFGLNTNILETNLINLAIIITVLFVFGRKVLGNTLKSRRENIETAIKSAEQRAAEAAKQLQEAQQKLTQAQAEATRIKADAEVSAKAAGEAILAQAAADIEKMQAAGAADLNAELERVISQLRQKVVAQALQKAEAELKAGIAEDAQKTIIDRSIAQLGG from the coding sequence ATGGGGACTTTTGTACTATTGATGGCGGAAGCAGCCGCCGTCGGAAGTGAACTGGCAGAGGGAGCAGAACATAGTGGTTTTGGTCTAAATACTAATATTTTAGAGACCAACCTAATTAACCTTGCCATTATTATTACTGTACTGTTTGTTTTCGGACGTAAAGTTTTGGGTAATACCCTCAAATCTCGTCGAGAAAATATTGAAACAGCAATTAAGAGTGCAGAGCAAAGAGCAGCGGAAGCTGCCAAGCAATTGCAAGAAGCGCAACAAAAGCTGACGCAAGCTCAAGCTGAAGCTACCAGAATTAAAGCTGATGCGGAAGTAAGTGCAAAAGCTGCTGGTGAGGCAATTTTAGCCCAAGCTGCTGCTGACATTGAGAAAATGCAAGCTGCTGGTGCGGCTGACTTGAATGCAGAACTAGAGCGCGTAATTTCTCAATTGCGTCAAAAGGTAGTAGCTCAAGCATTACAAAAAGCGGAAGCTGAACTGAAAGCTGGCATTGCTGAGGATGCTCAAAAAACTATTATTGACCGTAGCATCGCTCAATTGGGAGGTTAG
- a CDS encoding F0F1 ATP synthase subunit gamma — MPNLKAIRDRIQSVKNTKKITEAMRLVAAARVRRAQEQVIATRPFADRLAQVLFGLQTRLKFEDVDLPLLKKREVKSVGLLVVSGDRGLCGGYNSNVIRRAENRAKELKAEGLDVTFVIVGRKATQYFQRRGYKIDANYTGLEQIPTAAEATNIADELLSLFLSEKVDRIELIYTRFVSLVSSRPVVQTLLPLDTQGLETADDEVFRLTTRGGQFQVEREKVASTVRALPRDMIFEQDPVQILDSLLPLYLSNQLLRALQESAASELAARMTAMSNASDNAGQLISTLTLSYNKARQAAITQELLEVVGGAEALS; from the coding sequence ATGCCTAATCTCAAAGCAATACGCGATCGCATTCAGTCGGTCAAAAATACCAAAAAAATCACCGAAGCTATGCGGCTGGTGGCTGCGGCGAGAGTACGTCGCGCTCAAGAGCAGGTAATTGCCACCCGTCCCTTTGCTGACCGTTTGGCACAAGTATTATTTGGTCTACAAACTCGCTTAAAGTTTGAAGATGTAGACCTACCTCTACTAAAAAAACGGGAAGTTAAATCTGTCGGTTTGTTGGTAGTTTCCGGTGATAGAGGTCTGTGTGGCGGTTACAATTCTAACGTGATCCGTCGTGCAGAAAACCGCGCTAAGGAACTCAAAGCGGAAGGTTTAGATGTAACTTTTGTGATCGTTGGTCGCAAAGCTACTCAATACTTCCAACGTCGTGGTTACAAAATTGATGCTAACTACACTGGTTTAGAACAAATCCCCACAGCAGCAGAAGCTACTAATATTGCTGATGAACTGCTTTCTTTGTTCTTGTCAGAAAAGGTAGACAGAATTGAGTTAATTTATACTCGGTTTGTGTCTTTGGTTAGCTCTCGTCCTGTGGTGCAAACTTTGTTACCTTTGGATACTCAAGGTTTGGAAACCGCAGATGATGAAGTTTTCCGCTTAACTACTCGTGGTGGTCAGTTCCAAGTGGAACGGGAAAAGGTAGCTAGTACAGTTCGCGCTTTACCCCGTGACATGATTTTTGAACAAGACCCTGTACAAATTTTAGATTCTTTGTTGCCTCTATATCTGAGCAATCAGTTATTGAGAGCTTTACAAGAGTCCGCAGCTAGTGAACTGGCGGCGCGGATGACTGCGATGAGTAATGCTAGTGATAATGCTGGTCAACTCATTAGCACTTTGACTCTTTCTTACAATAAGGCGCGTCAAGCAGCTATTACTCAGGAACTTCTGGAAGTTGTGGGTGGTGCGGAAGCGCTTAGTTAA
- a CDS encoding ribonuclease Z, whose amino-acid sequence MQITFLGTSSGVPTRSRNVSSVALRLPQRAELWLFDCGEGTQHQILRSDLKISQLSRIFITHLHGDHIFGLMGLLASCGLAGNVERVDIYGPAGLNEYLQSASRYSHTHFSYPIKVHTVQPGVIYEDDEFIVSCGLLHHRITAFGYRVEEKDRTGRFDVEKAKTLQIPSGPIYGKLKRGETVTLEDGRVINGSELCGPTEIGRKFAYCTDTVYCDGAVKLAQDADVLIHEATFAHQDADMAFQRLHSTSTMAAQTAYVAGVNQLIMTHFSPRYTPGNAIELKDLLKEARAIFPNTIMAHDFMIYDIPRRREVVKN is encoded by the coding sequence GTGCAGATAACATTTTTAGGAACAAGTTCTGGTGTACCTACAAGATCACGTAATGTTTCCAGTGTGGCACTGAGATTACCACAACGGGCAGAACTATGGTTGTTTGACTGTGGTGAAGGTACACAGCATCAAATTTTGCGGAGTGATCTGAAAATTAGCCAACTCTCCCGAATTTTTATCACCCATCTCCACGGAGATCATATTTTTGGTTTGATGGGACTTTTAGCCAGTTGTGGTTTAGCTGGTAATGTGGAACGAGTTGATATCTATGGTCCTGCTGGGTTAAATGAATATCTGCAAAGCGCCTCACGTTACTCACACACCCATTTTTCTTACCCCATCAAAGTACATACTGTTCAACCAGGGGTAATTTACGAAGATGATGAATTTATTGTTAGCTGTGGTTTGTTACATCACCGCATTACAGCTTTTGGTTATCGTGTAGAAGAAAAAGACAGAACCGGACGCTTTGATGTGGAAAAAGCTAAAACTCTACAAATTCCTTCTGGTCCTATTTATGGCAAACTCAAACGTGGTGAAACCGTAACCCTGGAAGATGGAAGAGTAATTAATGGTAGTGAATTATGTGGACCTACGGAAATTGGCCGCAAATTTGCCTATTGTACAGATACTGTTTATTGTGATGGTGCTGTCAAATTAGCCCAGGATGCAGATGTATTAATTCATGAAGCTACCTTTGCCCATCAAGATGCAGATATGGCTTTTCAACGATTACATTCTACCAGCACAATGGCAGCACAAACAGCTTATGTCGCTGGGGTAAATCAATTAATTATGACTCATTTTAGTCCTCGTTATACTCCTGGTAATGCTATTGAGTTAAAAGATTTGTTGAAGGAAGCCCGTGCGATTTTTCCTAATACTATCATGGCGCATGATTTTATGATTTATGATATACCTAGAAGGCGAGAAGTTGTGAAAAATTAG
- a CDS encoding type II toxin-antitoxin system VapC family toxin yields the protein MNRLIFLDTNILGMVTNPKSSNSSCQQCKEWLDEIPLKNYQVILPEIADYEVRRELLRAGKTKGIKRLDQLKQAITYLPITTATMLLAAQFWAEVRNTGKATADPKSLDGDVILAAQAKIEELNGNQVIVATTNVKHLSLFVDAHEWQMIN from the coding sequence ATGAACAGATTAATATTTCTCGATACAAACATTTTAGGAATGGTAACAAATCCTAAAAGTTCTAATTCCAGTTGTCAACAGTGCAAAGAATGGTTAGATGAAATACCCTTAAAAAATTATCAAGTAATTTTACCAGAAATTGCTGATTATGAAGTGAGACGAGAATTGCTAAGAGCAGGAAAAACAAAAGGAATTAAACGTTTAGATCAACTCAAACAAGCGATTACTTACTTACCTATTACTACTGCTACCATGCTTTTAGCAGCACAATTTTGGGCAGAAGTTAGAAACACAGGAAAAGCAACTGCTGATCCTAAATCTCTTGATGGTGATGTCATTTTAGCAGCACAAGCGAAAATAGAAGAATTAAATGGAAATCAAGTGATTGTTGCTACTACTAATGTTAAACATTTATCCTTATTTGTAGATGCTCATGAATGGCAAATGATTAATTAA
- a CDS encoding sensor histidine kinase, whose translation MQSKFWMKMKSGWQNIWMLNTYPVTNIIVISIVISNLVSASYVLLTWGCLIPKFSAIIVLALNAIAITGIYHYSQIVKSGIKARKAMIEVAFETIHNGPLQTLNRVLRLVKLQDLSIKKMLPELEKDLENLNQELRGIYEFWQQENLTHQEINLYLGNSIIINLQEPLHEILYQVYSHTLERDFPCFRTIKLKIRNFEPIDEHCLTIEDKRGICRFLEEALCNVGKYAMGATCLKVTCSLSMGWYTLSIVDDGLGVNSSVNSSRREGQGTKQFKNLARQIKGKFQRLPMYPQGTICELSWPGYLVSYDK comes from the coding sequence ATGCAGTCTAAATTTTGGATGAAAATGAAATCGGGATGGCAAAATATCTGGATGTTAAACACATATCCAGTCACAAATATTATAGTGATTAGTATTGTCATCTCTAACTTAGTCAGTGCCAGTTATGTACTATTAACTTGGGGTTGCTTAATTCCAAAATTTTCCGCAATTATAGTCTTAGCTTTAAATGCTATAGCTATCACAGGTATATATCACTATAGCCAAATCGTTAAATCGGGAATTAAAGCTAGAAAAGCGATGATTGAAGTTGCATTTGAAACCATCCATAACGGACCACTACAAACTCTCAATAGGGTTTTAAGATTGGTGAAGTTACAAGATTTATCAATTAAGAAAATGCTACCGGAGTTAGAAAAAGACCTAGAAAATTTAAACCAAGAATTAAGGGGAATTTATGAATTTTGGCAACAGGAAAACCTCACACATCAAGAAATAAACCTTTACTTAGGAAACAGTATAATTATCAATTTACAAGAACCTCTGCACGAAATTCTCTATCAAGTTTATAGTCACACCTTAGAAAGAGATTTTCCTTGCTTTAGAACCATCAAATTAAAAATTCGTAATTTTGAACCTATAGACGAACACTGTTTAACTATTGAAGACAAACGAGGAATTTGCAGATTTTTGGAGGAAGCTTTGTGTAATGTCGGTAAATATGCTATGGGAGCAACCTGTCTCAAAGTTACTTGCTCTTTATCTATGGGTTGGTACACACTCAGTATTGTAGATGATGGTTTAGGCGTTAATTCATCTGTTAACTCATCTAGGAGGGAAGGTCAGGGAACAAAACAGTTTAAAAATTTAGCCCGACAAATTAAAGGTAAATTTCAACGCCTTCCCATGTATCCTCAAGGAACTATTTGTGAGTTATCTTGGCCTGGTTATCTTGTGAGTTATGATAAATAA